From Streptomyces sp. NBC_00683, one genomic window encodes:
- a CDS encoding endonuclease/exonuclease/phosphatase family protein yields MVQAYRADTENAGTGPQGPGPRLRALRHRLATDRGIWRRGILLALCAVLLTLMMIFHAEIPNTIGNTGSLIETFLPWFGLLVPLLLVLGLVRRSATALIAVLLPAVVWLNLFGGLLFADKSGTGGDLTVATHNVNAGNPDPAGTAQQVAGSGADVVALQELPGGKVAAYEEALAARYPHHSVQGTVGLWSKYPLTNARPVDIKLGWTRAMRATVTTPDGPIAVYVAHLPSVRVKLHAGFTANQRDKSADALGEAIADERIERVALLGDLNGTMNDRSLNAVTAQMRSTQGAAGDGFGFSWPASFPMARIDQIMVRGVEPLSSWTLPATDSDHLPIAARVEL; encoded by the coding sequence ATGGTGCAGGCGTACAGGGCGGACACCGAGAACGCCGGCACGGGTCCGCAGGGACCCGGGCCCCGCCTCCGGGCCCTGCGCCACAGACTGGCGACGGACCGGGGAATCTGGCGGCGCGGAATCCTCCTCGCGCTCTGCGCGGTCCTGCTGACCCTGATGATGATCTTCCACGCGGAGATCCCCAACACCATCGGCAACACGGGCAGCCTCATCGAGACGTTCCTGCCCTGGTTCGGCCTCCTCGTGCCGCTGCTCCTGGTCCTCGGCCTCGTCCGGCGTTCGGCGACCGCGCTGATCGCGGTGCTCCTGCCGGCCGTGGTCTGGCTCAACCTCTTCGGCGGCCTCCTGTTCGCCGACAAGTCGGGAACCGGCGGAGACCTCACCGTCGCCACGCACAACGTGAACGCCGGCAACCCCGACCCCGCGGGCACCGCCCAGCAGGTCGCGGGCTCCGGTGCGGACGTCGTGGCCCTGCAGGAACTGCCCGGCGGCAAGGTGGCCGCGTACGAGGAGGCCCTCGCCGCCCGCTATCCGCACCATTCGGTACAGGGCACCGTCGGCCTGTGGAGCAAGTACCCGTTGACCAACGCCCGCCCCGTCGACATCAAGCTGGGCTGGACCCGCGCGATGCGCGCCACGGTGACCACGCCGGACGGCCCGATCGCGGTGTACGTGGCCCACCTCCCGTCCGTACGGGTCAAGCTGCACGCGGGCTTCACCGCCAACCAGCGGGACAAGAGCGCCGACGCCCTGGGCGAGGCGATCGCCGACGAGCGGATCGAGCGGGTGGCCCTGCTCGGCGACCTCAACGGCACCATGAACGACCGCTCCCTGAACGCGGTCACCGCCCAGATGCGCTCCACCCAGGGCGCGGCGGGCGACGGCTTCGGCTTCAGCTGGCCGGCGTCGTTCCCGATGGCCCGCATCGACCAGATCATGGTGAGGGGCGTCGAACCCCTGTCGTCCTGGACCCTCCCGGCCACGGACAGCGACCACCTCCCGATCGCGGCCCGCGTCGAACTCTGA
- a CDS encoding MFS transporter, protein MSIPSGAPAAESRVPEAVHRRRWVILTVLMFSLLIVVLDNSILNVAVKTIASPAPTGIGATQSELEWAINSYTLVFAGLLFTAGLLGDRIGRKKVLLAGILVFGIGSGLAALSTTPGELITWRSLMGFGAAFVMPATLAVLMNVFERDEQPKAIGIWAGSVGLGIAIGPITGGLLLEHFWWGSIFLVNVPVVVIALIAMVVLVPDSRDPNPGRVDPLGVLLSIVGLVLLVYGIIRGGELADFTDLTVLAPLLGGLVVLAVFVWHEKRSSHPSIDISYFRKPAFSAAVAAIALVFFALMGVTFFSAFYLQSVRGYSALQSGLLIVPLAAAQMIFAPRARLVVDRFGARAVCTVGMLLVAGGLAAFALFDADTPVWVMCVVFFVQGTGMAHIMPPVTVAVMQALPRERAGSGSAINNTFRQVGGALGIAVLGSVLSTVYRGDIEGHLAGVPAAARDVAGESIEATLGVAARMGPAGKPLVAAANDAFISAMHVTALGSAAVALVGAVVVGLFLPGRQQAPGQDENRATPVTEDDKVASSPSAA, encoded by the coding sequence ATGTCCATACCGTCCGGCGCCCCTGCCGCCGAGTCCCGTGTCCCGGAAGCGGTCCACCGCCGCCGCTGGGTGATCCTCACCGTTCTCATGTTCAGCCTGCTCATCGTGGTGCTGGACAACTCGATCCTGAACGTCGCGGTCAAGACGATCGCCAGCCCCGCACCGACCGGCATCGGCGCCACCCAGAGCGAGCTCGAGTGGGCGATCAACTCCTACACGCTCGTCTTCGCCGGACTGCTCTTCACGGCGGGCCTGCTCGGCGACCGCATCGGCCGCAAGAAGGTGCTGCTGGCCGGCATCCTGGTCTTCGGTATCGGCTCCGGCCTGGCCGCGCTCTCCACCACGCCCGGCGAACTCATCACCTGGCGTTCCCTGATGGGCTTCGGTGCGGCGTTCGTGATGCCCGCCACGCTCGCCGTCCTGATGAACGTCTTCGAGCGCGACGAGCAGCCCAAGGCCATCGGCATCTGGGCGGGCAGCGTCGGCCTGGGCATCGCCATCGGCCCCATCACCGGCGGTCTGCTCCTGGAGCACTTCTGGTGGGGCTCGATCTTCCTGGTCAACGTCCCCGTGGTGGTCATCGCGCTGATCGCCATGGTCGTCCTCGTACCGGACTCCCGGGACCCGAACCCCGGCCGGGTCGACCCGCTGGGCGTCCTGTTGTCCATCGTCGGCCTGGTCCTGCTGGTGTACGGCATCATCCGCGGCGGCGAGCTCGCCGACTTCACCGACCTCACGGTGCTCGCGCCGCTGCTCGGCGGGCTGGTGGTGCTGGCGGTCTTCGTGTGGCACGAGAAGCGCAGCAGCCACCCCTCCATCGACATCTCGTACTTCAGGAAGCCGGCCTTCTCCGCCGCTGTCGCCGCCATCGCGCTGGTCTTCTTCGCGCTGATGGGCGTCACCTTCTTCTCCGCCTTCTACCTCCAGAGCGTCCGCGGCTACAGCGCCCTGCAGTCCGGACTGCTCATCGTGCCGCTCGCCGCCGCGCAGATGATCTTCGCGCCGCGCGCCCGGCTGGTCGTCGACCGGTTCGGCGCCCGTGCGGTCTGCACCGTCGGCATGCTGCTGGTCGCGGGCGGCCTCGCGGCCTTCGCGCTCTTCGACGCGGACACGCCTGTCTGGGTGATGTGCGTGGTCTTCTTCGTGCAGGGCACCGGTATGGCGCACATCATGCCGCCGGTCACCGTCGCCGTGATGCAGGCCCTGCCCCGCGAACGGGCCGGCTCCGGCTCGGCCATCAACAACACCTTCCGCCAGGTCGGCGGGGCGCTCGGCATCGCGGTGCTCGGCTCGGTGCTGTCCACGGTCTACCGCGGTGACATCGAGGGCCACCTCGCCGGCGTCCCGGCCGCGGCGCGGGACGTGGCGGGCGAGTCGATCGAGGCGACCCTCGGCGTCGCGGCCCGGATGGGCCCGGCGGGCAAGCCGCTCGTCGCGGCGGCGAACGACGCGTTCATCTCGGCGATGCACGTCACGGCCCTCGGCTCGGCGGCGGTGGCCCTGGTGGGCGCGGTGGTGGTGGGCCTGTTCCTGCCGGGCAGGCAGCAGGCTCCGGGTCAGGACGAGAACCGGGCCACCCCGGTGACGGAGGACGACAAGGTCGCGTCCAGCCCGTCCGCCGCCTGA
- a CDS encoding ABC transporter permease, with amino-acid sequence MSTTTLTPTPTGTPAPAPVTKLHDEGRIGLRNNLRHIGALVRRNLLQIKKDPESMFDALLMPVIFTLLFVYVFGGSVGGSMGGGRQEYLNYLIPGLMAMMGMNIAMAVGSGVNDDFRKGVMDRFRTMPIARSSVLIAKIVVELGRMMVATLILLGMGFALGMELQESVLGLIGAIALSAAFGAAIMWIFILLGLTMKTAQAVQGMGMLVLMPLQFGSSIFAPTQTMPGWLQTFTDYNPLSNLADAARALMMGGPLAHSVWVTLGWTVLITAVMAPLAVSKFRKKT; translated from the coding sequence ATGAGCACGACGACTCTGACGCCCACCCCCACCGGCACGCCGGCGCCCGCACCGGTCACGAAGCTCCACGACGAGGGCCGGATCGGGCTGCGGAACAACCTGCGCCACATCGGGGCGCTGGTGCGGCGCAACCTGCTCCAGATCAAGAAGGATCCGGAGTCGATGTTCGACGCGCTCCTGATGCCGGTCATCTTCACGCTGCTGTTCGTGTACGTCTTCGGCGGCTCGGTCGGCGGCAGCATGGGCGGCGGCCGGCAGGAGTACCTCAACTACCTGATCCCCGGCCTGATGGCGATGATGGGCATGAACATCGCCATGGCGGTCGGTTCCGGTGTCAACGACGACTTCCGCAAGGGGGTCATGGACCGGTTCCGCACGATGCCGATCGCCCGCTCCTCGGTGCTCATCGCGAAGATCGTGGTCGAGCTCGGCCGGATGATGGTCGCCACGCTGATCCTGCTGGGCATGGGCTTCGCGCTCGGCATGGAGCTCCAGGAGTCGGTGCTCGGGCTGATCGGCGCGATCGCCCTGTCGGCCGCGTTCGGCGCCGCCATCATGTGGATCTTCATCCTGCTCGGACTGACCATGAAGACGGCTCAGGCCGTCCAGGGGATGGGGATGCTCGTGCTGATGCCGCTCCAGTTCGGTTCGTCCATCTTCGCGCCGACCCAGACGATGCCCGGCTGGCTCCAGACGTTCACCGACTACAACCCGCTGTCCAACCTGGCCGACGCCGCCCGCGCCCTGATGATGGGCGGCCCGCTCGCCCACTCGGTCTGGGTGACGCTCGGCTGGACCGTGCTCATCACGGCGGTGATGGCTCCGCTCGCGGTCAGCAAGTTCCGCAAGAAGACCTGA
- a CDS encoding ATP-binding cassette domain-containing protein: MVDMTRNDKNPRNGTNAVEVRGLVKHYGSTKALDGVDLDVREGTVLGVLGPNGAGKTTLVRCLSTLILPDAGHAVVAGYDVVKQPRQLRRTIGLTGQYASVDEKLSGWENLYMIGRLLDLPRKKARSRADELLERFSLTDAAKKAAMDYSGGMRRRLDLAASMIGSPAVLYLDEPTTGLDPRTRNEVWDEVQRMVAEGATVLLTTQYMEEAEQLANELTVIDKGKIIARGGVDELKAKVGGRTLQIRPSDPAELASMAQALREAGLDGIAGAQAVPDEGLLYVPILSDEQLTAVIGLLGARGFSLAHVATALPSLDEVFLAITGDKATVTDTIPQEVAA, from the coding sequence ATGGTGGACATGACGCGAAACGACAAGAACCCCAGGAACGGCACGAACGCCGTCGAGGTGCGGGGGCTGGTCAAGCACTACGGCTCGACCAAGGCGCTGGACGGCGTGGACCTCGATGTGCGCGAAGGCACCGTTCTCGGTGTGCTCGGGCCCAACGGCGCCGGCAAGACCACCCTCGTACGCTGCCTCTCCACCCTGATCCTGCCCGACGCCGGGCACGCGGTCGTGGCGGGCTACGACGTGGTGAAGCAGCCCCGGCAGCTGCGCCGCACCATCGGCCTGACCGGCCAGTACGCCTCGGTGGACGAGAAGCTGTCCGGCTGGGAGAACCTCTACATGATCGGTCGGCTGCTCGACCTGCCGCGCAAGAAGGCCAGGTCCCGCGCCGACGAGCTGCTGGAGCGCTTCTCGCTCACCGACGCGGCGAAGAAGGCCGCGATGGACTACTCCGGCGGGATGCGCCGCCGGCTGGACCTGGCCGCGTCCATGATCGGCAGCCCGGCCGTGCTCTACCTGGACGAGCCGACGACGGGGCTCGACCCCCGTACCCGCAACGAGGTCTGGGACGAGGTGCAGCGGATGGTCGCGGAGGGGGCGACCGTGCTGCTCACCACCCAGTACATGGAAGAGGCCGAGCAGCTCGCCAACGAGCTCACGGTCATCGACAAGGGCAAGATCATCGCCCGGGGCGGTGTCGACGAGCTGAAGGCCAAGGTCGGCGGCCGCACCCTGCAGATCCGGCCCTCCGACCCGGCCGAACTGGCCTCGATGGCGCAGGCGCTGCGGGAGGCCGGTCTCGACGGCATCGCGGGCGCCCAGGCGGTCCCGGACGAGGGACTGCTCTACGTACCGATCCTCAGCGACGAGCAGCTGACCGCCGTGATCGGCCTGCTCGGCGCCCGGGGCTTCTCCCTCGCCCATGTCGCCACCGCGCTGCCCAGCCTGGACGAGGTCTTCCTCGCCATCACGGGCGACAAGGCCACCGTCACCGACACGATCCCCCAGGAGGTCGCGGCATGA
- a CDS encoding TetR/AcrR family transcriptional regulator: MQAAQDHAQDHAQDQAQDRAEDPQGRDRAEDHGQDPEPRRGRPRSAAAERAILDAVVELLEAGEPLAGLSIERIARTAGVGKATIYRRWSGKEELFVDVLRDIEPADPTVSGTEGLADLRLLLESMRTRGLAQRSSVLLHNVFAQMKSHPKLWTEYQCTVIAPRRVAMLAAVQRAVDAGELRDDLDAELMDDLFLGPMLVRTVHRPDAPLPEDLADRIIGILLQGLAPKPQVTAGKSTTAPV; this comes from the coding sequence GTGCAGGCGGCACAGGACCACGCACAGGACCACGCACAGGACCAGGCACAGGACCGGGCTGAAGACCCCCAGGGCCGGGACCGGGCCGAGGACCACGGCCAGGACCCCGAACCCCGCCGCGGCCGCCCCCGCAGCGCCGCCGCCGAGCGGGCGATCCTCGACGCCGTCGTGGAGCTCCTGGAGGCCGGTGAACCCCTCGCCGGCCTGTCCATCGAGCGCATCGCCCGCACCGCGGGCGTCGGCAAGGCCACCATCTACCGTCGCTGGAGCGGCAAGGAGGAGCTCTTCGTCGACGTCCTGCGCGACATCGAACCCGCCGACCCCACCGTCTCCGGCACCGAAGGCCTCGCAGACCTCCGCCTCCTGCTGGAATCCATGCGTACGCGCGGCCTGGCCCAGCGTTCCTCCGTACTCCTGCACAACGTGTTCGCGCAGATGAAGAGCCACCCCAAGTTGTGGACCGAGTACCAGTGCACGGTGATCGCGCCACGCCGTGTCGCCATGCTGGCCGCCGTGCAACGGGCCGTGGACGCGGGCGAGCTCCGCGACGACCTCGACGCGGAGCTGATGGACGACCTGTTCCTCGGCCCCATGCTCGTACGCACCGTGCACCGCCCCGACGCCCCCCTGCCCGAGGACCTCGCCGACCGCATCATCGGGATCCTGCTCCAGGGCCTCGCACCGAAACCGCAGGTCACGGCCGGGAAGTCGACGACCGCTCCTGTGTGA
- a CDS encoding BTAD domain-containing putative transcriptional regulator has protein sequence MHYGILGTTQALRDDGTAVALGGARLRALLTVLALRPGRTVPATVLVDEVWDGDPPADAVGALQALVGRLRRALGRDAIGSVDNGYRLAADPDAVDLHRFERLVGEGARALEDGDAAKAATVLDDALALWRGPALADLPDRAATAVRWEARRLEARRTRIAAVLALGRPDEALPELAALCADHPIDEPLQALRIRALQAAGRTAQALAAYGDARTALAERLGSSPGPELRRLYDELLQQDRPRPEPAPSPAPHGNLRARLTSFVGRETDIAALREDLSRARLVTLLGPGGAGKTRLSQEAAESVDPAAWPDGVWLAELAPVDDPEAVPEAVLTALGARETVLRGAGAEGLRAVERGSDRAAGDPLTRLTEHCSGRRMLLLLDNCEHVIEAAAGLADHLLAHCPGLTVLATSREPLGVPGELLRPVDPLPDRMALRLLADRGSAARPGFRVDADPGTEAACAEICHRLDGLPLAIELAAARLRMLGPRQIADRLDDRFRLLTSGSRTVLPRQQTLRAVVDWSWELLDTAERAVLRRLSVFAGDSALTAAEEVCSVAGVDARDVAPLLGSLVDKSLVVAAPGNDGGMRYRLLETVAEYASDRLDEAGERAAVEWRHLVHYRELARLADPELRGAGQQSALDLFQREYENLRTALRRAEAAQDEQELLCLVLSLGWYWQMRDLRADARHWADAAAALGPDPFTEPVEPAPSLLERCTDRPPPMEPDQTEEARRGVRLIRLANMDHSGNEWATDEGRKRLKAIARTYRPGQPQTCRTPGSLWMFAILFTGKPDRLRELMDQTVRACREFGYEWELAAALQMRANVLANRPDWAGEARQDANESLDIFVRVGDAWGSAEALSSRGEAHERAGDSASAAEDFRTAVTYAEQLGAQTQVALLRARYASALLEIGRGEEGESILREVLAKGRQAGHEAMPAARLYLALWLGRTGRTTEAREQLAALRKEFGSETVAIFEGFVLGMQAWLDNLDGDYARALNRACRALERSQGSMSQMVAPQMSSLHLVAVAWALGGLGGERRCRDAARLLGLHAVLLPAGHVPTVTERSNRDAAEEVVRAGLADDAAFETAYAEGGGLALEEATAFADAYVQEQDSGP, from the coding sequence GTGCACTACGGCATTCTCGGTACGACCCAGGCTCTCCGCGACGACGGCACGGCCGTTGCCCTCGGCGGGGCGCGGCTGCGCGCCCTGCTCACGGTGCTCGCCCTGCGCCCCGGGCGCACGGTCCCGGCGACGGTTCTCGTCGACGAGGTGTGGGACGGAGATCCGCCCGCCGATGCCGTGGGCGCCCTCCAGGCACTCGTGGGCCGTCTCAGGCGGGCGCTCGGCAGGGACGCCATCGGCTCCGTGGACAACGGCTACCGGCTCGCCGCCGACCCCGACGCCGTGGACCTGCACCGCTTCGAGCGGCTCGTGGGCGAGGGCGCACGGGCCCTGGAGGACGGCGACGCGGCGAAGGCCGCCACGGTCCTCGACGACGCCCTCGCCCTGTGGCGCGGGCCCGCACTCGCCGACCTGCCCGACCGCGCGGCGACCGCCGTCCGCTGGGAGGCCCGGCGCCTCGAGGCCCGCCGCACCAGGATCGCCGCCGTCCTCGCGCTCGGCCGCCCCGACGAGGCCCTGCCCGAACTCGCCGCGCTCTGTGCCGACCACCCGATCGACGAACCCCTGCAGGCGCTGCGCATCAGGGCGCTGCAGGCCGCCGGGCGGACCGCCCAGGCACTCGCGGCGTACGGGGACGCGAGGACCGCGCTCGCCGAGCGCCTGGGCTCCTCGCCCGGACCCGAACTGCGCCGGCTGTACGACGAGCTGCTGCAACAGGACCGGCCCCGGCCGGAACCGGCGCCCTCTCCCGCCCCGCACGGAAACCTGCGGGCGAGACTCACCAGCTTCGTCGGCCGCGAGACCGACATCGCCGCCCTGCGCGAGGACCTCTCCCGGGCGCGCCTGGTCACCCTGCTGGGCCCTGGGGGCGCGGGCAAGACCAGGCTGTCCCAGGAGGCGGCCGAATCCGTCGATCCGGCCGCCTGGCCGGACGGCGTCTGGCTGGCCGAGCTCGCGCCGGTCGACGACCCCGAAGCGGTTCCGGAGGCCGTCCTCACCGCCCTCGGCGCCCGCGAGACCGTGCTGCGGGGCGCGGGAGCCGAGGGGCTCCGCGCCGTGGAGCGGGGCTCCGACCGCGCGGCCGGGGACCCGCTCACACGTCTCACCGAGCACTGTTCCGGTCGCCGCATGCTCCTGCTGCTCGACAACTGCGAGCATGTGATCGAGGCGGCGGCCGGGCTGGCCGACCACCTCCTCGCCCACTGCCCCGGCCTCACCGTCCTGGCGACGAGCCGCGAACCTCTCGGCGTGCCCGGCGAGTTGTTGCGGCCCGTGGACCCGCTACCCGACCGCATGGCGCTGCGCCTGCTCGCCGACCGGGGGAGCGCCGCCAGGCCCGGCTTCCGGGTAGACGCGGATCCCGGGACCGAGGCCGCCTGCGCCGAGATCTGCCACCGCCTCGACGGGCTGCCGCTCGCCATCGAACTGGCGGCGGCACGGCTGCGCATGCTCGGTCCGCGCCAGATCGCCGACCGTCTCGACGACCGGTTCCGCCTGCTGACCAGTGGCAGCCGGACCGTACTGCCGCGCCAGCAGACCCTCCGGGCCGTCGTCGACTGGTCGTGGGAGCTCCTTGACACGGCCGAACGCGCCGTGCTGCGCCGGCTTTCGGTGTTCGCCGGAGACTCCGCCCTCACCGCGGCCGAGGAGGTCTGCTCCGTCGCGGGCGTCGACGCCCGCGACGTCGCGCCGCTCCTCGGCTCCCTGGTCGACAAGTCCCTGGTCGTCGCCGCCCCCGGCAACGACGGCGGGATGCGGTACCGGCTCCTGGAGACCGTTGCCGAGTACGCATCGGACCGGCTGGACGAGGCGGGGGAGCGGGCCGCCGTCGAGTGGCGGCATCTCGTCCACTACCGGGAGCTCGCCCGCCTCGCCGACCCGGAGCTCCGGGGTGCGGGTCAGCAGTCCGCCCTCGATCTGTTCCAGCGCGAGTACGAGAATCTGCGCACCGCCCTGCGCCGGGCCGAGGCCGCCCAGGACGAACAGGAGCTCCTCTGCCTCGTCCTCTCCCTCGGCTGGTACTGGCAGATGCGCGACCTGCGGGCCGACGCCCGCCACTGGGCCGATGCCGCGGCTGCCCTCGGCCCCGATCCGTTCACCGAGCCCGTCGAACCGGCCCCCTCCCTGCTGGAACGGTGCACCGACAGGCCGCCCCCGATGGAGCCCGACCAGACAGAGGAGGCCAGGCGTGGTGTACGGCTGATCCGGCTGGCCAATATGGACCACTCGGGCAACGAATGGGCCACGGACGAGGGCAGGAAGCGTCTGAAGGCGATCGCCCGGACCTACCGGCCGGGCCAGCCGCAGACCTGCCGTACGCCGGGATCCCTCTGGATGTTCGCGATCCTGTTCACCGGCAAGCCCGACCGGCTGCGCGAGCTCATGGACCAGACGGTGCGCGCCTGCCGGGAGTTCGGCTACGAATGGGAGCTGGCCGCCGCGCTGCAGATGCGGGCCAACGTGCTGGCCAACCGCCCCGACTGGGCGGGCGAAGCCCGGCAGGACGCGAACGAGAGCCTGGACATCTTCGTACGCGTCGGTGATGCCTGGGGCTCCGCCGAAGCGCTCTCCTCCCGGGGCGAGGCCCATGAGCGCGCCGGCGACAGTGCCTCCGCGGCCGAGGACTTCCGTACCGCGGTCACCTACGCCGAGCAGCTCGGTGCCCAGACCCAGGTCGCGCTGCTGCGGGCCCGGTACGCCTCCGCTCTCCTCGAGATCGGCCGGGGCGAGGAGGGGGAGTCCATCCTGCGTGAGGTGCTCGCCAAGGGACGGCAGGCCGGGCACGAGGCGATGCCCGCCGCCCGGCTCTACCTCGCCCTGTGGCTGGGGCGGACCGGACGCACCACGGAGGCACGCGAGCAACTCGCCGCACTGCGAAAGGAGTTCGGATCGGAGACGGTGGCGATCTTCGAGGGTTTCGTGCTGGGTATGCAGGCCTGGCTGGACAACCTCGACGGCGATTACGCCAGGGCCCTGAACCGGGCCTGCCGCGCGCTGGAGAGATCGCAGGGTTCGATGTCGCAGATGGTGGCACCACAGATGTCGTCCCTGCACCTGGTCGCCGTCGCATGGGCCCTGGGCGGTCTCGGCGGAGAGCGGCGGTGCAGGGACGCGGCGCGGCTGCTCGGACTGCACGCGGTACTGCTGCCGGCCGGTCACGTACCGACCGTGACGGAGCGCAGTAACCGGGATGCGGCGGAAGAGGTCGTCAGAGCGGGACTGGCGGACGACGCCGCCTTCGAGACCGCGTACGCCGAAGGCGGTGGCCTCGCACTGGAGGAGGCCACCGCCTTTGCGGACGCATACGTGCAGGAGCAGGACTCCGGCCCGTGA
- the panB gene encoding 3-methyl-2-oxobutanoate hydroxymethyltransferase, with protein sequence MSLQAAQNQNTTPPAGPSPAAGKALYGGKSTRRITVHDIAAASERGEKWPMLTAYDAMTASVFDEAGIPVMLVGDSMGNCHLGYETTVPVTMDEMTMLSAAVVRGTKRALIVADLPFGAYQEGPVQALRNATRLIKDAGVGAVKLEGGERSHEQIRLLVEAGIPVMGHIGLTPQSVNAMGYRVQGRGEEAAQQLLRDAKAVQDAGAFAVVLELVPAELAAEVTRTLHIPTVGIGAGPDTDAQVLVYTDMVGLTGGKVPRFTKQYANMRQVLGDAAKEFADEVVGGTFPQPEHTFH encoded by the coding sequence ATGTCGCTTCAGGCTGCGCAGAATCAGAACACCACACCCCCAGCAGGTCCCTCCCCCGCCGCCGGCAAGGCGTTGTACGGGGGAAAGAGCACCCGCCGCATCACCGTCCACGACATCGCCGCAGCCAGTGAGCGCGGCGAGAAGTGGCCCATGCTCACCGCCTATGACGCGATGACCGCGTCCGTCTTCGACGAGGCCGGCATCCCGGTCATGCTCGTCGGCGACTCCATGGGCAACTGCCACCTCGGCTACGAGACGACCGTTCCCGTCACGATGGACGAGATGACCATGCTCTCCGCCGCCGTCGTACGGGGTACCAAGCGCGCCCTCATCGTCGCCGACCTGCCCTTCGGGGCGTACCAGGAGGGACCCGTCCAGGCCCTCCGCAACGCCACCCGGCTGATCAAGGACGCCGGCGTCGGCGCGGTCAAGCTGGAGGGCGGCGAGCGCTCCCACGAGCAGATCAGGCTGCTGGTCGAGGCCGGAATCCCGGTCATGGGCCACATCGGCCTGACCCCGCAGTCCGTCAACGCCATGGGCTACCGGGTGCAGGGCCGCGGCGAGGAGGCCGCGCAGCAGCTGCTGCGCGATGCGAAGGCGGTGCAGGACGCGGGCGCGTTCGCCGTGGTCCTGGAGCTCGTACCGGCCGAACTGGCCGCCGAGGTGACCCGCACCCTGCACATCCCGACCGTCGGCATCGGCGCCGGGCCGGACACGGACGCCCAGGTGCTGGTCTACACCGACATGGTCGGGCTGACCGGCGGCAAGGTGCCCCGCTTCACCAAGCAGTACGCGAACATGCGCCAGGTGCTCGGAGACGCCGCGAAGGAATTCGCCGACGAGGTCGTCGGCGGAACGTTCCCGCAGCCGGAGCACACCTTCCACTGA
- a CDS encoding Cmx/CmrA family chloramphenicol efflux MFS transporter, which yields MPFAVYVLGLAVFAQGTSEFMLSGLLSGIATDLDVSLAAAGLLTSAFAIGMVIGAPLTALAGRTWPRRRALLFFLGVFIASHVVGALTPGYGVLLATRVAGALANAGFWAVALVTALAMVEPHLRARATAVVVGGVTVACVVGVPAGALLGELWGWRSAFWAVALVSVPAVLALLWTIPGGRPPGVAQVSARSELRALGRPRLLLTLLVMALVQGATFCTFSYLEPLVTRVTGLGEGWVPAVLALFGVGSFAGVTLAGRIADARPGAVVAVGMVALAVGWAALALTAGNPVAALALVLLQGALAFGTGTALITRVFHQAPDAPTLAGSFATAAFNVGAALGPWLGGLALGAGFGFRAPVWVSALLMCLALAGAGVLSPERSRFLSRSRHDSGRDLLHRAEEGA from the coding sequence ATGCCATTCGCTGTCTACGTGCTCGGGCTGGCGGTCTTCGCCCAGGGCACCTCGGAGTTCATGCTGTCCGGTCTGCTCTCGGGCATCGCCACCGACCTCGATGTGTCACTGGCCGCCGCCGGGCTGCTGACCTCGGCCTTCGCGATCGGGATGGTGATCGGCGCACCGCTCACCGCCCTGGCGGGCCGCACCTGGCCCCGGCGCCGGGCGCTGCTGTTCTTCCTCGGTGTGTTCATCGCCTCCCATGTGGTGGGTGCGCTGACCCCCGGATACGGGGTGCTGCTGGCGACACGCGTGGCCGGGGCGCTGGCCAACGCCGGCTTCTGGGCGGTGGCCCTGGTCACCGCGCTGGCCATGGTCGAACCGCACCTGCGGGCGAGGGCCACCGCCGTGGTCGTCGGCGGGGTGACCGTCGCCTGTGTGGTGGGTGTGCCGGCCGGGGCGCTGCTCGGAGAACTGTGGGGCTGGCGCTCGGCGTTCTGGGCCGTGGCACTCGTCTCCGTACCGGCGGTCCTCGCACTGCTGTGGACGATTCCCGGCGGGCGGCCGCCCGGCGTGGCGCAGGTGAGCGCCCGCAGCGAGCTGCGGGCCCTGGGCCGCCCCCGTCTGCTGCTCACCCTGCTGGTGATGGCGCTCGTACAGGGGGCGACCTTCTGTACGTTCTCCTACCTGGAGCCGCTCGTCACCCGGGTCACCGGCCTCGGCGAGGGCTGGGTCCCCGCCGTCCTCGCCCTGTTCGGCGTGGGCTCGTTCGCCGGCGTCACCCTGGCGGGCCGGATCGCCGACGCCAGGCCCGGCGCCGTCGTGGCCGTCGGCATGGTCGCGCTCGCCGTCGGCTGGGCGGCCCTCGCGCTGACCGCAGGGAACCCGGTGGCAGCGCTCGCCCTGGTCCTCCTCCAGGGCGCGCTCGCCTTCGGTACGGGTACGGCGCTGATCACCCGGGTCTTCCACCAGGCCCCCGACGCCCCGACCCTGGCGGGCTCCTTCGCCACGGCTGCCTTCAACGTGGGCGCCGCGCTGGGCCCTTGGCTGGGCGGCCTGGCCCTCGGAGCGGGCTTCGGCTTCCGCGCACCGGTCTGGGTGAGCGCCCTGCTGATGTGCCTGGCGCTTGCGGGGGCGGGGGTGCTGTCGCCCGAGCGGTCGCGCTTCCTGTCCCGGTCGCGGCACGACTCCGGCCGTGATCTTCTTCACCGGGCCGAGGAGGGGGCCTAG